One Fibrobacter sp. UWB16 DNA window includes the following coding sequences:
- a CDS encoding FISUMP domain-containing protein, protein MNFNKITSAALMALLWTACSDNDVAGGTEEETCVYSLAGRVGDVYPALLRSTADENGSEDSLKNDGSVFAAKGTVVSVYELDSLTLEKTGRSFVDTVDNDSGRFAFESLALNSPYVLIETLDSCYVEDCRERGAFYGRNASRPASMVDSSRDRRMYSQELKAIVDLRDVKKVSVSSLTTSKMPLLQKYFAEGKSFAEAGEMAEREILENLGIYEDFGGFENLKDGNSELAYVNELIRMCEKDVLKDLRGMDPMLVYAVPPKLFVGRGEIREQYYLNSKKMIDYKVGYLARLNDLGKCTDARENAVAEIDVAHGKVSVVCRSSKWTLGFKTIEHTMGSMTDNRDGKTYKTVTYNWGDVSQTWMAENLDFVDTTSLSVDSSLRANLSGSIDCYRKEDSRSADCGVYGHEYQWKAAMNIGDDDVKVYSVDALGDTTYFAKSDSSEENSEKTWTWNYTDYITPSNHNAYQGVCPDGWRIPTFEDWQTLLRNMGERYGVDQNDVLPALYDAVATGFGLNGWVQASIEEELRLVYFITFGYTNEFVLADVPLYKLEIFNWKPIGFSLGLADMHVFVKRIESEGYDNSPYAPNTSAAVRCIKK, encoded by the coding sequence ATGAATTTCAACAAAATTACTTCGGCTGCGCTGATGGCGCTCCTTTGGACGGCTTGCTCTGATAATGATGTTGCTGGTGGTACTGAAGAAGAAACGTGCGTGTACTCCTTGGCTGGTCGCGTGGGCGATGTGTATCCTGCGTTGCTGAGGTCGACAGCGGACGAGAACGGATCGGAGGATTCTTTGAAGAACGATGGTTCTGTGTTTGCTGCTAAGGGGACGGTTGTTTCTGTTTATGAATTGGATTCGTTGACGCTTGAAAAAACGGGCCGTTCTTTTGTAGATACCGTTGATAATGATAGTGGTCGTTTTGCATTTGAGTCGTTGGCTCTAAATAGCCCATATGTGCTGATTGAAACTTTGGATTCGTGCTATGTAGAAGATTGTCGAGAACGTGGAGCTTTCTATGGGCGTAATGCGTCTAGGCCGGCAAGCATGGTAGATAGTTCACGTGACCGTCGTATGTATTCGCAGGAGTTGAAGGCTATTGTGGATTTGAGAGATGTGAAAAAAGTAAGTGTAAGCTCTCTCACTACTTCCAAGATGCCGTTGTTGCAAAAGTATTTCGCTGAAGGAAAATCCTTTGCGGAGGCGGGCGAAATGGCGGAGCGCGAAATCCTTGAAAATCTTGGTATATATGAAGATTTCGGTGGATTTGAAAATTTAAAAGACGGAAATTCTGAATTGGCTTATGTGAATGAACTGATTCGAATGTGCGAAAAAGATGTGCTTAAAGATCTTCGAGGAATGGATCCTATGCTCGTTTATGCCGTGCCGCCGAAATTATTTGTCGGACGAGGTGAAATTCGAGAACAATATTATTTGAATTCGAAAAAAATGATAGACTATAAGGTTGGCTATTTGGCTCGATTGAATGACCTTGGCAAGTGCACGGATGCTCGTGAAAATGCGGTCGCTGAAATTGACGTCGCTCATGGTAAGGTGTCTGTGGTTTGCCGCTCCTCTAAGTGGACCTTGGGATTTAAAACGATTGAACATACCATGGGTTCTATGACGGATAATCGAGATGGAAAAACTTATAAGACGGTGACGTATAATTGGGGCGATGTCTCGCAAACATGGATGGCTGAAAATCTTGATTTTGTGGATACCACATCTTTGAGCGTTGATAGTTCGTTAAGAGCGAATTTGTCTGGAAGTATCGACTGCTACCGCAAGGAAGATTCTAGAAGTGCGGATTGTGGTGTGTATGGGCATGAATATCAGTGGAAAGCCGCAATGAATATTGGAGACGATGATGTGAAGGTGTATTCCGTTGATGCTCTAGGGGATACAACGTATTTTGCAAAGTCGGATTCGTCTGAAGAAAATTCTGAAAAAACTTGGACTTGGAATTATACAGATTATATCACACCGTCTAATCATAATGCGTATCAGGGCGTTTGCCCGGATGGGTGGAGAATCCCGACATTTGAAGATTGGCAAACGTTGTTGCGAAATATGGGTGAACGATATGGTGTTGATCAAAATGACGTTTTGCCGGCGCTTTATGATGCTGTTGCGACGGGATTTGGTTTGAATGGCTGGGTTCAGGCTAGCATTGAGGAAGAACTTCGTCTTGTGTATTTCATAACCTTTGGGTACACTAACGAGTTTGTTTTAGCGGATGTGCCTTTGTATAAACTGGAGATTTTCAATTGGAAACCCATTGGCTTTAGTTTAGGGTTGGCGGATATGCATGTCTTTGTGAAAAGAATAGAAAGTGAGGGGTATGACAATAGCCCTTATGCACCGAATACTTCTGCCGCTGTCCGCTGCATCAAGAAATAA
- a CDS encoding FISUMP domain-containing protein — MKFKFVAVLALFVTAIAFTACEKVENCHYDESAKTLKCQGQTYSTVETGGRVWMAENANLLNFDSSYCYGNNLDNCKKYGRLYDWKSANDACPTGWELPKQADFEKADLKALNIGKDGFRYYDGKFADENVSASFWTADAFDESRAVMVRVQDKVTYEHYNKTIAASVRCVKAK; from the coding sequence ATGAAGTTCAAGTTCGTTGCCGTATTGGCTCTTTTTGTAACCGCAATTGCATTTACTGCATGCGAAAAAGTTGAAAACTGCCACTACGATGAATCCGCCAAGACGCTCAAATGCCAAGGCCAGACCTATTCCACCGTCGAAACGGGTGGCCGCGTGTGGATGGCTGAAAACGCCAACCTTCTGAATTTTGATTCCAGTTACTGCTACGGCAATAACCTCGACAACTGCAAAAAGTATGGCCGCCTCTACGATTGGAAATCCGCTAATGACGCATGCCCCACAGGCTGGGAACTCCCAAAACAGGCAGACTTTGAAAAGGCCGATCTCAAGGCTCTCAACATTGGTAAGGATGGCTTCCGCTATTACGATGGCAAGTTCGCTGACGAAAACGTGAGCGCAAGCTTCTGGACTGCTGATGCATTCGACGAATCCCGCGCTGTGATGGTCCGCGTACAGGACAAAGTAACGTATGAACATTACAACAAGACCATCGCCGCCTCCGTCCGTTGCGTCAAGGCGAAATAA
- a CDS encoding geranylgeranylglyceryl/heptaprenylglyceryl phosphate synthase, producing the protein MKPGKTELRLNADIEKRGALFAVLLDPDTSDEAAFVKAGSMAAENGADLLLVGGSYLGNFTLPKQVAALKAAVDLPVILFPGGASQVVPGFDAMLFMTLVSGRNPNYLIDEQVRGGALVRALNMEAIPTAYQLINSGKRTTVEYISNTMPVPANKPKLSMVNSIAAELMGMRYVYLEAGSGAEEPVPVEHIAYTRKATEMTIITGGGIKDPQTAAVRVAAGAQIIVTGTLWEKVNDPALLKEFASAIHVKG; encoded by the coding sequence ATGAAACCTGGTAAGACTGAACTCCGTTTGAATGCTGATATCGAAAAGCGCGGCGCACTTTTTGCGGTGCTCTTGGATCCGGATACTTCGGACGAGGCCGCCTTTGTCAAGGCTGGCTCGATGGCTGCAGAAAATGGTGCGGACTTGCTCTTGGTCGGCGGTTCTTACCTCGGCAATTTTACGCTCCCGAAACAGGTCGCAGCCCTTAAGGCCGCAGTCGACTTGCCGGTAATCCTTTTCCCGGGTGGCGCTTCTCAGGTTGTTCCTGGCTTTGATGCCATGCTTTTCATGACGCTCGTGAGCGGTCGCAATCCGAACTACCTTATTGATGAACAGGTGCGCGGTGGCGCCCTCGTGCGTGCGCTCAACATGGAAGCAATCCCGACGGCATACCAGCTCATTAACAGTGGCAAGCGCACGACGGTCGAATACATCAGCAATACGATGCCGGTGCCGGCCAACAAGCCGAAGCTCAGCATGGTGAATTCCATCGCTGCAGAACTCATGGGCATGCGTTACGTTTACCTCGAAGCCGGTAGCGGTGCAGAAGAACCTGTGCCGGTCGAACACATCGCCTACACTCGCAAGGCGACCGAAATGACGATTATCACCGGTGGTGGAATCAAGGACCCGCAGACTGCAGCCGTCCGCGTTGCCGCTGGCGCCCAGATCATTGTGACAGGCACCCTCTGGGAAAAAGTCAACGATCCTGCACTCTTGAAAGAATTTGCTTCGGCTATACATGTAAAGGGTTAG
- a CDS encoding RNA-binding domain-containing protein yields the protein MNFEELITLGENEKIEFKSSFNQEVIESVCAFANKHGGSIIIGLKSSEKVHGLQLGAESLQQWINEIKSKTEPVQVPDVESFKYKGKNLIAIVVRESAVKPVAVQGRCFMRHKNSNHIMTPAEIGDCMLQTQNSSWDYVLDDSSSLNDISLEKVEQSIQRINQRGYHVSQDPLDFLRKNRLLRNGKLTFAAEMLFAKEWHMNTAVQMGFFQTPTVIKDRDEAQGDLVSQVERIFNFVKKHINCAVVITGKPENDLVWDYPLDALRELILNMVVHRDYRSPSESCVKVFSDHIEFFNPGRLLDGMNVEDLLNNQYLSTLRNKAIANHFHQLGEIEKYGSGVTRVIELFRAAGLSVPKFEIVGSGLKVSVFARRTTDKTTDKTTDKTTDNKTRQILEIIRERPSVTNKELAEIIGNITIDGIRYHINKMKKANVIARRNGKKEGYWEILSTSQTI from the coding sequence GTGAACTTTGAGGAGCTGATAACGTTAGGAGAAAATGAAAAAATAGAATTTAAGTCTTCTTTTAACCAAGAGGTTATAGAATCCGTATGTGCGTTTGCGAATAAGCATGGTGGATCCATAATTATTGGGCTTAAATCGAGTGAAAAAGTTCATGGCTTACAATTAGGTGCAGAAAGTTTGCAACAATGGATTAATGAAATAAAAAGCAAAACAGAGCCGGTGCAAGTTCCTGATGTGGAGTCCTTTAAATATAAAGGGAAAAATCTAATAGCTATAGTTGTTCGAGAAAGTGCTGTAAAACCAGTGGCAGTTCAGGGGCGTTGCTTTATGCGTCATAAAAACAGCAATCATATTATGACTCCTGCGGAAATAGGTGATTGCATGCTTCAGACGCAAAATTCAAGTTGGGATTATGTATTGGATGATTCTAGTTCTTTAAATGATATTTCGCTTGAAAAAGTAGAACAGAGTATTCAACGGATAAATCAACGTGGATATCACGTTTCTCAAGATCCTCTAGATTTTTTACGAAAGAATCGATTGTTAAGGAACGGTAAATTAACCTTTGCGGCTGAGATGCTTTTCGCCAAAGAGTGGCATATGAATACTGCTGTCCAAATGGGATTCTTTCAGACTCCGACGGTTATTAAGGATCGAGATGAAGCGCAGGGCGATTTGGTAAGTCAGGTTGAGCGAATTTTCAATTTTGTTAAGAAACATATAAATTGCGCTGTTGTGATTACGGGTAAGCCAGAAAATGATTTGGTTTGGGATTATCCCTTAGATGCGCTACGTGAACTGATTTTAAATATGGTAGTGCATCGAGATTATCGATCTCCTTCTGAATCATGTGTTAAGGTGTTTTCAGATCATATTGAATTTTTTAATCCTGGTCGATTGTTGGATGGTATGAATGTTGAAGATTTATTGAATAATCAGTATCTTTCAACTCTTCGCAACAAGGCTATAGCCAATCATTTTCATCAGTTAGGCGAAATTGAAAAGTATGGATCGGGTGTTACGCGTGTGATCGAATTGTTCCGTGCTGCTGGACTTAGTGTTCCAAAATTCGAAATTGTAGGGAGTGGGCTAAAAGTTAGTGTTTTCGCGCGGAGAACTACCGATAAGACTACCGATAAGACTACCGATAAGACTACCGATAACAAAACACGTCAGATTCTTGAAATTATCAGAGAGCGGCCTTCTGTAACAAATAAAGAATTGGCTGAAATTATTGGCAATATCACAATTGATGGGATTCGTTATCATATCAACAAGATGAAGAAAGCCAATGTTATTGCGCGACGAAATGGAAAAAAGGAAGGCTATTGGGAAATCCTTAGTACATCCCAAACGATTTAA
- a CDS encoding FISUMP domain-containing protein, with the protein MKKTNLITLVRNIILTFPLYSAAFIGCGEEVTEVTNVTNEVTGMEQVKKYSDLPKCSSDNFGLIYYVSDSAKVFYCNEKKWLTLNGSNGKDGSDGKDGKNGTNGKDGVSPVLFDSAGNYIPGNGDSITVVIKNYGKTVTGLGECTSKREGEVAHLDSVDNPLYYICKSKSWKTATPLEYDTYKWADTTDGASKLGKVTKKMYVFDKTKWRAAIGAEIELGLCIEKRTGEVSKYYEVYFTCNNRQWSPSTLLEYDTYGKDCLENGSIDSGKIFPYNKYVCDRGMFRFAMPMELAIKQGCSSYNKGEKVQYQYSNYVCDPDSSIAWNVYYNTDLWFADRDSSGWSFDFDHINMGTMKDPRDGKVYKTVGLKSQMWMAENLKYELKGSYCYHDSLKYCDKYGVYYKESSISKACPEGWHVPTAIEWGVLFSLPITQNPDGLWIDGEYKFNYDATGPCRSESTYNGHTTVNWYDNDCADGYWTSSKGGDYYLVTSISSGYGYYEYTTTTVYDNNEVRQIRCIKDTE; encoded by the coding sequence ATGAAGAAGACAAACCTAATCACACTAGTAAGAAACATCATTCTTACATTTCCACTATATTCCGCTGCATTTATTGGTTGTGGCGAAGAAGTTACCGAAGTCACAAATGTGACAAATGAAGTAACGGGAATGGAGCAAGTCAAAAAATATTCAGACTTGCCCAAATGCTCTTCTGATAATTTCGGTTTGATATACTACGTATCAGACTCTGCCAAAGTATTTTACTGCAACGAAAAGAAATGGCTAACACTAAACGGAAGCAACGGAAAAGATGGTTCAGACGGTAAAGACGGCAAGAACGGCACCAACGGAAAGGACGGCGTTTCTCCCGTATTGTTCGATTCAGCTGGGAATTATATCCCAGGAAACGGCGACTCAATTACCGTTGTGATAAAAAACTATGGTAAAACCGTTACGGGGCTAGGGGAATGCACTTCCAAACGCGAAGGCGAAGTTGCACATTTAGACTCTGTAGACAACCCCCTATATTACATCTGCAAGTCCAAATCATGGAAAACAGCGACACCGCTTGAATATGACACCTATAAATGGGCAGACACAACTGATGGTGCGTCAAAATTAGGAAAAGTCACCAAGAAAATGTACGTTTTCGACAAGACTAAATGGCGTGCAGCAATTGGTGCAGAAATCGAACTAGGACTATGCATTGAAAAACGTACTGGCGAAGTGTCTAAATATTACGAAGTTTATTTTACATGCAACAACAGGCAGTGGAGTCCTTCGACTCTGCTTGAGTATGATACTTACGGGAAAGACTGCCTAGAAAACGGATCTATTGATAGCGGTAAAATTTTTCCCTATAACAAGTATGTGTGTGATAGAGGAATGTTTAGATTCGCCATGCCAATGGAATTAGCTATAAAGCAAGGATGTTCTAGCTACAACAAGGGCGAAAAGGTCCAATATCAGTATTCGAATTATGTGTGTGACCCAGATTCGAGTATAGCATGGAATGTTTACTACAATACCGATTTGTGGTTTGCAGATAGAGATTCATCTGGGTGGAGTTTCGATTTTGACCATATAAACATGGGAACAATGAAAGACCCCCGTGATGGCAAGGTATACAAAACCGTAGGGCTGAAATCACAAATGTGGATGGCAGAAAATTTGAAATATGAACTGAAGGGGAGTTACTGCTATCACGATAGTTTGAAGTATTGTGATAAATATGGAGTATATTACAAAGAGTCTTCAATTTCGAAGGCATGCCCCGAAGGATGGCACGTTCCAACAGCAATAGAATGGGGAGTATTGTTTAGTTTACCAATTACGCAAAATCCGGATGGATTGTGGATAGACGGCGAATACAAATTTAATTATGACGCAACAGGTCCTTGCCGTTCAGAATCAACATACAACGGACATACCACAGTAAATTGGTATGATAACGACTGTGCTGATGGATATTGGACATCGAGTAAAGGTGGAGATTACTATTTAGTGACATCCATTAGTAGTGGTTATGGTTATTATGAGTATACGACTACAACGGTTTATGATAATAATGAAGTTCGTCAAATTCGTTGCATTAAAGATACGGAATAA
- a CDS encoding TIGR02147 family protein: MRDVLEYTSYRQYIVDYYADRKAKSAFTWQMFAEKAGFSSPVYLKYVSEGRFNLSEEAALRVASAMSLVEYERDYFCEMVRFDHAKTDEEKKFFFNKMLAIAAAHKVKIIEADSYRFFEDWKNPVLRELAPSMPGAKPLALARACRPEITAAEVTESLSFLVKANLLQKGKDGNYVQTEKSVTTGPLQATPVAVRSLHRQMGEFALEAIEGVSQDERHFSGLTLGITRKAYEKIVQEIAECRKRIVAIAREDDATEEVYRLNMQFFPMTNKHLNKKG, encoded by the coding sequence ATGAGAGATGTGCTAGAATACACTAGCTATCGGCAGTATATTGTGGACTATTACGCCGATAGAAAAGCTAAGTCCGCATTTACCTGGCAGATGTTTGCTGAGAAGGCTGGCTTTTCTTCGCCCGTTTACCTGAAGTACGTGAGCGAAGGCCGGTTCAACTTGAGCGAAGAAGCTGCGCTCCGCGTTGCTTCAGCAATGTCCCTTGTGGAATACGAGCGGGATTATTTCTGTGAAATGGTCCGCTTTGACCACGCCAAGACGGATGAAGAAAAAAAGTTTTTCTTCAACAAGATGCTTGCGATCGCTGCTGCGCACAAGGTGAAAATCATAGAGGCCGATTCTTACCGCTTTTTCGAAGACTGGAAAAATCCGGTGCTCCGTGAACTGGCACCTTCGATGCCGGGCGCAAAGCCCCTTGCTCTTGCCCGTGCCTGCCGTCCAGAAATTACTGCTGCTGAAGTGACGGAGTCGCTAAGCTTTTTGGTTAAGGCGAATTTATTGCAAAAGGGCAAGGATGGAAATTATGTACAGACCGAAAAATCCGTGACGACGGGTCCCCTGCAGGCGACACCGGTAGCGGTTCGTTCGCTCCATCGGCAAATGGGCGAATTCGCGCTCGAGGCTATCGAAGGCGTATCTCAGGATGAACGCCATTTTTCGGGCCTTACACTTGGCATCACGCGCAAAGCCTACGAAAAAATCGTTCAGGAAATTGCCGAGTGCCGCAAACGCATCGTTGCAATCGCGAGAGAAGATGATGCAACGGAAGAAGTGTATCGCTTGAATATGCAGTTCTTTCCGATGACGAATAAACATTTAAATAAAAAAGGTTAG
- a CDS encoding FISUMP domain-containing protein: MKKSDQNTLWRDFVEAAFCLIVALLLLLFLSSCSEDLDRSPLAHDGGSTEETALLKNISVNVMAVRLAADSVGGTPLALISDVELGSVIRMSELDSVTLDTTGASYMTRCTDTSGMFRFDSVTVHSPYVLLELSPWQENAYWEWDGTWSFDDDVLYSAIVDLRETKNVGINMMTYLEAIRVRYLVKQGMSFVAAKQQADREVLDAVGLFDATFDFDKLDYWEDDYKQMALRYLSSLVVGWGDSETPLASFKTFAQTGSFAANDSVKNTFSWRLDFEFVYAQNEGEKEYLTQLMAGINGLGKCDDGNDGRSLEIDIDYERWAVLTCNAKQWRKTYRYKIAEQVDYETGSMTDPRDGKTYRTVTYNINGKPMTWMAENLNYSDERIVPAVGYDSAEVARDQGGDRDFLEYRNTLDSAYWNTWVRYENVEDVLGLDPNQALVFYSDCLTGLEQPADVLDTLVCRYVIDFDDGYFGSSKLATYVDSVETANGYYQGLCPDGWHIPQGEEWNELFDFVRESCGEICRVDGRMGRNLTQIGFGDLAVETYPSLTRDGDGKYTLLGINFVSWTVLEGFYMQDFSIRCVKN; encoded by the coding sequence ATGAAAAAATCAGATCAAAACACGCTGTGGCGTGATTTTGTAGAAGCGGCGTTTTGCCTGATTGTAGCGCTGCTTCTTCTCTTGTTTCTTTCGAGCTGTTCCGAAGATCTTGATCGGTCTCCGCTTGCGCATGATGGTGGCTCCACGGAAGAAACTGCACTGCTTAAAAATATATCCGTGAATGTGATGGCTGTGCGCTTGGCTGCCGATTCTGTTGGTGGTACTCCTCTTGCCTTGATTAGCGATGTCGAATTGGGATCCGTAATAAGAATGTCTGAACTTGATTCTGTTACTTTGGATACAACTGGTGCTTCTTATATGACGCGCTGCACGGATACGTCTGGGATGTTCCGTTTTGATAGCGTGACAGTCCATAGTCCGTATGTCTTGCTTGAACTCTCTCCATGGCAAGAAAATGCTTATTGGGAGTGGGATGGTACTTGGTCGTTTGATGACGATGTGCTGTATAGTGCTATTGTGGACCTGCGCGAAACGAAAAATGTCGGCATCAACATGATGACCTATCTCGAAGCGATTCGCGTGCGGTACTTGGTGAAGCAAGGGATGAGCTTTGTCGCTGCAAAACAACAGGCCGACCGTGAGGTTTTAGATGCTGTTGGTCTTTTTGATGCGACATTTGATTTTGACAAACTTGACTATTGGGAAGATGATTACAAGCAGATGGCGTTGCGCTACTTGAGCTCGCTTGTCGTTGGTTGGGGTGACTCGGAAACGCCTTTGGCTTCTTTTAAAACCTTTGCTCAGACTGGATCTTTCGCAGCGAACGACTCCGTGAAAAATACATTCTCGTGGCGCTTGGATTTTGAATTTGTCTATGCCCAAAATGAAGGCGAAAAAGAATATTTGACTCAGTTGATGGCCGGCATAAATGGACTCGGTAAATGCGATGACGGTAATGATGGCCGCTCTTTGGAAATCGATATCGATTATGAGCGCTGGGCCGTTTTGACTTGCAACGCTAAACAGTGGCGTAAGACTTATAGATACAAGATTGCTGAACAGGTGGATTACGAAACGGGGTCGATGACGGATCCGCGTGACGGAAAAACTTACCGTACGGTTACGTATAATATAAATGGAAAACCGATGACTTGGATGGCCGAAAATCTGAATTACAGCGATGAACGAATTGTCCCTGCTGTGGGGTATGATTCTGCTGAAGTTGCCCGCGATCAAGGGGGTGACCGTGATTTTCTGGAATATCGCAACACGCTTGATTCTGCGTATTGGAACACTTGGGTTCGTTATGAAAATGTTGAAGACGTTTTGGGCCTGGATCCGAATCAAGCACTTGTTTTTTATAGTGATTGCCTTACGGGGCTGGAACAACCTGCGGACGTTTTGGACACTTTGGTTTGCCGTTATGTTATTGATTTTGATGATGGATATTTCGGGTCGTCAAAGCTTGCTACCTATGTTGATTCTGTTGAAACGGCGAACGGGTATTATCAAGGCCTATGTCCGGACGGATGGCATATCCCGCAAGGCGAGGAATGGAATGAATTGTTTGACTTTGTGCGTGAGTCGTGCGGTGAAATCTGCCGTGTAGATGGTCGGATGGGGCGGAATTTGACACAAATCGGTTTTGGTGATTTGGCCGTAGAAACATACCCCTCTTTGACGCGGGACGGTGATGGCAAATACACATTGCTTGGAATAAATTTTGTGAGTTGGACTGTGCTGGAAGGCTTCTATATGCAAGATTTCTCGATCCGTTGCGTTAAAAATTGA
- a CDS encoding TIGR02147 family protein produces the protein MKDVLEYTNYRQYIADYYAEKKAKSAFTWQVLTRAAGFSSPVYLKYVSEGRFNLSEDAAARVASAMGLENYELDYFCEMVKFDHAKKDEEKKAIFNKMLAIADIHKVRIIEGDSFRYFESWKNPVLRELAPAMPGAKPLALAKACRPEVTAAEVSESLNFLLKSNFLQKDENGNYVQTEKSITTGPMDVTPLAVRGMHRQMGEFALDAIEGVSQDERHFSGLTLGVTRRAYDEIVQEIAAFRKKIIAIATRDDETDEVYRLNVQFFPMTKKSVKKG, from the coding sequence ATGAAGGACGTGTTGGAATACACGAACTACCGCCAGTATATAGCGGATTATTACGCCGAAAAGAAGGCGAAATCTGCGTTTACCTGGCAAGTGCTTACGCGTGCGGCGGGTTTCTCGTCGCCGGTTTATCTTAAATATGTAAGCGAAGGCCGTTTCAATCTCAGTGAAGATGCTGCTGCCCGTGTGGCTTCTGCAATGGGGCTTGAAAATTATGAGCTCGATTATTTTTGCGAAATGGTTAAGTTCGACCACGCAAAAAAGGATGAAGAGAAAAAAGCCATTTTTAATAAAATGCTCGCTATCGCTGATATTCACAAGGTGAGGATTATCGAAGGCGATTCCTTCCGTTATTTTGAAAGCTGGAAAAATCCAGTGCTCCGTGAACTCGCCCCTGCCATGCCTGGCGCAAAGCCGCTTGCCCTTGCTAAAGCCTGCCGTCCGGAAGTCACGGCTGCCGAAGTCAGCGAATCGCTGAATTTTTTGCTCAAGTCGAATTTTTTGCAAAAAGATGAAAATGGAAATTACGTACAGACGGAAAAGTCTATAACGACGGGGCCGATGGATGTGACTCCTTTGGCTGTTCGCGGGATGCACCGCCAGATGGGCGAGTTTGCACTTGATGCTATTGAAGGCGTTTCGCAAGATGAGCGCCATTTTTCGGGCCTTACGCTTGGTGTTACGCGTCGCGCTTACGATGAAATTGTTCAGGAAATTGCTGCCTTCCGCAAAAAAATTATTGCGATTGCAACACGCGATGATGAAACGGATGAAGTCTACCGTTTGAATGTGCAGTTTTTCCCGATGACAAAAAAGAGTGTTAAAAAGGGTTAG